A genomic stretch from Juglans microcarpa x Juglans regia isolate MS1-56 chromosome 3S, Jm3101_v1.0, whole genome shotgun sequence includes:
- the LOC121256919 gene encoding uncharacterized protein LOC121256919, with translation MDNAAAVTGFRAVSFLASYSAGRMTNSTNLIQSPWPSAQAQTLVLRSSGTSWCRNSPSHRRGPCSNSRNSSLFLTQCSSKPSIDSNSATNKNPAIELDSNSKSQSLATPTPNQALTSTCSNGLVLDLGPKNSWDSAEIGSPVVKRFIGDNEERWYMWYHGRSDAENTSDSVGLAVSSNGIHWSRGADHVRSCGDVGLVMNCSHNWWAFDTKGIRPSEMVIMSSPMYSAVYWLYYTGYGSEDVNLSGDPNGTLQNPERVHSRDEKDDCHSIGKMIKSLPGLACSQDGRHWARIEGDDHSGALFDVGSDKEWDSLFIAAPQVVVHSNDDLRMYYHSFDAEKGQFAIGIARSRDGIRWVKLGKIMGGGSSSSFDELGVKNACVVRNRKNGNYLMAYEGISANGERSIGLAVSPDGLKNWERFQEDPIIKPSEKDGWDNKGVGSPCLIQMEDNADKWRLYYAGVGHGGKTGIGLAVSEGSNVRNFRRRVGSHQL, from the coding sequence ATGGACAACGCAGCAGCAGTCACAGGGTTCAGAGCAGTAAGTTTCCTTGCATCTTACAGCGCAGGAAGAATGACGAATTCAACAAATCTAATCCAATCTCCTTGGCCTTCTGCACAAGCACAAACCCTTGTTCTTCGTTCCTCTGGCACATCTTGGTGCAGGAACTCTCCAAGCCACCGAAGAGGTCCATGTTCTAACTCTAGAAACAGCTCCCTCTTTCTTACTCAGTGCTCCTCGAAACCAAGCATTGACAGCAACAGTGCAACAAATAAGAATCCTGCCATTGAACTAGATTCAAATTCCAAGTCTCAAAGTTTGGCAACTCCCACGCCAAATCAGGCACTCACATCTACTTGTTCTAATGGTCTGGTGCTGGACTTGGGCCCAAAAAACTCCTGGGATAGTGCAGAAATCGGCTCACCAGTTGTGAAAAGATTCATCGGAGATAATGAAGAAAGATGGTACATGTGGTATCATGGAAGATCTGACGCTGAAAACACTTCCGATTCCGTTGGGTTAGCAGTTTCAAGCAATGGAATCCATTGGTCACGAGGAGCAGACCATGTTAGATCGTGTGGGGACGTGGGATTGGTGATGAACTGCAGCCATAATTGGTGGGCTTTTGACACAAAGGGCATCAGGCCTTCTGAGATGGTTATTATGTCCAGCCCAATGTACAGTGCCGTTTACTGGCTTTATTACACAGGATATGGTTCTGAAGACGTCAACTTGTCAGGAGACCCAAACGGCACATTACAAAACCCAGAAAGAGTTCACAGCAGAGATGAGAAAGATGATTGTCATAGCATTGGAAAAATGATCAAGTCTCTACCAGGCCTGGCATGCAGCCAAGATGGCAGGCACTGGGCCAGAATCGAAGGGGATGATCATAGTGGAGCCTTGTTTGATGTGGGGTCAGACAAGGAGTGGGATTCATTGTTTATTGCTGCACCACAGGTGGTGGTGCATAGCAACGATGATCTCAGAATGTATTATCATTCATTTGATGCAGAAAAGGGGCAGTTTGCTATTGGAATTGCAAGATCCAGAGATGGGATCAGATGGGTGAAGCTGGGGAAGATCATGGGAGGAGGATCAAGCAGTTCTTTTGATGAGCTTGGGGTGAAGAATGCATGCGTGGTGAGAAACCGCAAAAATGGAAACTATTTGATGGCATATGAGGGTATTTCTGCAAATGGGGAGAGAAGCATTGGGTTGGCAGTGTCTCCAGATGGGCTGAAGAATTGGGAGAGGTTTCAAGAAGATCCTATTATTAAGCCCTCGGAAAAAGATGGATGGGATAATAAAGGAGTTGGTTCTCCATGTCTCATTCAGATGGAGGACAATGCAGATAAATGGAGATTGTATTATGCAGGTGTTGGGCATGGAGGAAAGACGGGGATTGGATTGGCAGTTTCAGAAGGCAGCAACGTTAGAAATTTCAGAAGACGGGTGGGATCTCATCAATTGTAA